A window of the Hordeum vulgare subsp. vulgare chromosome 5H, MorexV3_pseudomolecules_assembly, whole genome shotgun sequence genome harbors these coding sequences:
- the LOC123397841 gene encoding protein NUCLEAR FUSION DEFECTIVE 4, translated as MAARMRARTRWSALAASALIQCFAGGSYCFGVYSPALKASQGYDQSALDAVAFFKDVGANVGVLSGLLAAWAPAGGRRRPWIVLLTGAALCAAGYLPMWLAVAGVAPAPLPLVCLYMLLAAQAQTFLNTADVVTAVENFPDRRGTVIGIMKGFLGLSGAILVQVQRTLLIDPGNFILMLAILPTAIALLLMYFVDVHSAHQRYNKKFLDAFSLMAVTVAVYLMVVIICDQVFMISSAGQSVCFAILLLLIMSPAAIVVMAQKTESKQREEPTLDERTGLLRGETAQQDSEDGSSSAALVGSGQDMPSDKENLNVVQAMCKLDFWLLFLAMACGMGSGLATVNNISQIGGSLGYTSRETSTLVSLWSIWNFSGRFGAGYVSDHFLRSRGVGRPFFIAATLLVMGVGHAIISSGFHASLYVGSVLVGLCYGSQWALMPSITSEIFGLNHFGTIFNTVAVASPVGSYVLSVRVVGFIYDKESPQGELACAGKHCFALSFMIMACVCLLGSAVAFVLFIRTRKFYRRVIYARLLSFVDK; from the exons atggcggcCAGGATGCGCGCGCGGACGCGGTGGTCGGCGCTGGCGGCGAGCGCGCTGATCCAGTGCTTCGCGGGCGGCAGCTACTGCTTCGGCGTCTACTCGCCGGCGCTCAAGGCGTCGCAGGGGTACGACCAGTCGGCGCTCGACGCCGTCGCCTTCTTCAAGGACGTCGGCGCCAACGTCGGGGTCCTCTCCGGCCTCCTCGCCGCGTGGGCGCCCGCGGGCGGCCGCCGGCGCCCCTGGATCGTCCTCCTCACCGGCGCCGCGCTCTGCGCCGCAGGGTACCTCCCGATGTGGCTCGCCGTCGCCGGGGTCGCGCCCGCCCCGCTCCCGCTCGTCTGCCTCTACATGCTGCTCGCCGCCCAGGCGCAGACCTTCCTGAACACGGCCGACGTCGTCACCGCCGTCGAGAACTTCCCCGACCgccgcggcaccgtcatcggcatCATGAAG GGGTTTCTAGGCTTGAGCGGAGCGATACTGGTCCAAGTACAGCGCACCCTCCTTATCGATCCTGGCAATTTCATACTTATGCTGGCAATATTACCCACGGCCATCGCGTTGCTGCTCATGTACTTTGTCGACGTCCACAGCGCTCATCAGCGGTACAACAAGAAGTTCCTCGATGCTTTCTCTCTCATGGCCGTTACCGTCGCTGTGTACCTGATGGTTGTCATAATCTGCGACCAAGTTTTCATGATAAGTTCAGCCGGGCAGAGCGTCTGCTTCGCGATACTCCTGCTGCTGATCATGTCTCCAGCGGCTATTGTTGTAATGGCTCAAAAGACGGAATCGAAGCAGCGAGAGGAACCAACATTGGATGAAAGGACGGGACTACTTCGTGGGGAGACCGCGCAACAGGATTCTGAAGACGGCAGCTCTAGCGCTGCACTTGTGGGATCTGGTCAGGACATGCCGTCAGACAAAGAAAACCTGAACGTGGTGCAGGCCATGTGCAAACTCGACTTCTGGCTGCTCTTCCTCGCGATGGCCTGCGGGATGGGATCGGGGCTGGCCACGGTGAACAACATCAGCCAGATCGGGGGCTCCCTTGGCTACACCAGCAGGGAGACCAGCACTCTGGTGTCGCTATGGAGCATCTGGAACTTCTCAGGGAGGTTCGGCGCAGGATACGTCTCCGATCACTTCCTCCGGTCGCGAGGAGTCGGCAGGCCTTTCTTCATAGCAGCGACGCTCCTTGTCATGGGCGTAGGCCACGCCATCATCTCCTCCGGCTTCCATGCGTCGCTCTACGTCGGCTCGGTCCTCGTCGGCCTGTGCTACGGGTCTCAGTGGGCTTTGATGCCGAGCATAACGTCAGAGATCTTCGGGCTGAACCACTTCGGCACCATCTTCAACACGGTGGCCGTCGCGAGCCCCGTTGGCTCTTACGTCCTCTCGGTGCGCGTGGTCGGGTTCATCTATGACAAGGAGTCGCCGCAAGGTGAGCTTGCCTGCGCGGGTAAGCACTGCTTCGCACTCTCCTTCATGATCATGGCATGTGTCTGCCTCTTGGGGTCTGCCGTAGCGTTTGTATTGTTCATCAGAACGAGGAAGTTTTATAGGCGGGTTATATACGCCAGGCTGCTCTCTTTTGTAGATAAATAA